One region of Micromonospora ureilytica genomic DNA includes:
- a CDS encoding amino acid permease, which produces MSVLRTKPIKDVIAQGEADGSDGQLGLKRRLGAVDLTGFGIGIVIGTGIFTLTGIEARDSAGPGVVISFAIAGVVALLAALCYAELASSVPTAGSAYTYAYATMGEIVAWIIGWDLLLEFALGAAVVARGWSGYLAELLDLPTRWFGEEGSTVNVGAIAIVLILGIVAIVGIRESARITNLLVLVKVAICVFVVVAGLFFVKAANLTPFIPPAEPAGSGDDGIKQPVTQALFGLEPSVFGFVGVLSAAAVVFFAYTGFEAVANLGEETKKPKRDLTLGLLGTLLISTVLYIGVSLVVVGMVPYTEIDRGAPIASAFESVGAGWAAVLVSIAAVAGLTSVILVDLVAMGRIGFAIARDGLIPPSIAKVHPRWGTPYRISAIMTVAVALLAGFLPLSALADLVSIGALCAFVLVSVAVPILRRKRPDLERPFRVPFSPVLPIVSALACFYLMLNLSVETWLRFLAWMLLGAVIYFGYGYRRNRLAQHEPAVAPAPREPTADS; this is translated from the coding sequence GTGTCCGTGCTGCGCACAAAACCAATCAAGGACGTGATAGCCCAGGGCGAGGCGGACGGCAGCGACGGCCAGTTGGGGCTGAAGAGACGTCTCGGCGCGGTCGACCTCACCGGCTTCGGCATCGGCATCGTGATCGGCACCGGCATCTTCACGCTCACCGGGATCGAGGCCCGGGACAGCGCCGGGCCGGGCGTGGTGATCTCCTTCGCCATCGCCGGCGTGGTGGCCCTGCTCGCCGCCCTCTGCTACGCCGAGCTGGCCTCCAGCGTGCCGACCGCCGGCAGCGCCTACACCTACGCGTACGCGACGATGGGCGAGATCGTCGCCTGGATCATCGGCTGGGACCTGCTGCTGGAGTTCGCGCTCGGCGCCGCCGTGGTGGCCCGAGGCTGGTCCGGCTACCTCGCCGAACTGCTCGACCTGCCGACCCGATGGTTCGGCGAGGAGGGCAGCACTGTCAACGTGGGCGCCATCGCCATCGTGCTGATCCTCGGCATCGTGGCGATCGTCGGCATCCGGGAATCCGCGCGAATCACCAACCTGCTGGTGCTGGTCAAGGTCGCCATCTGCGTCTTCGTGGTGGTCGCCGGGCTGTTCTTCGTCAAGGCCGCGAACCTCACCCCGTTCATCCCGCCGGCCGAGCCCGCCGGGAGCGGCGACGACGGCATCAAGCAACCTGTCACGCAGGCGCTCTTCGGACTGGAGCCGTCAGTCTTCGGCTTCGTCGGGGTGCTCAGCGCCGCCGCCGTGGTCTTCTTCGCGTACACCGGCTTCGAGGCCGTGGCCAACCTGGGCGAGGAGACGAAAAAGCCCAAGCGGGACCTCACCCTGGGTCTGCTCGGCACGCTGCTGATCTCCACAGTGCTCTACATCGGCGTCTCGCTGGTGGTGGTCGGGATGGTGCCGTACACCGAGATCGACCGGGGCGCCCCGATCGCCTCGGCCTTCGAGTCGGTCGGCGCGGGCTGGGCGGCCGTGCTGGTCTCCATCGCCGCGGTCGCGGGCCTGACCAGCGTCATCCTGGTCGACCTGGTGGCGATGGGCCGGATCGGCTTCGCCATCGCCCGGGACGGGTTGATCCCGCCCTCGATCGCGAAGGTGCATCCGCGCTGGGGCACCCCGTACCGGATCTCGGCGATCATGACGGTGGCGGTCGCGCTGCTGGCCGGCTTCCTGCCGCTGTCCGCGCTGGCCGACCTGGTCAGCATCGGCGCGCTCTGCGCGTTCGTCCTGGTGTCGGTGGCGGTGCCGATCCTGCGCCGCAAGCGCCCGGACCTGGAGCGGCCGTTCCGGGTGCCGTTCTCACCGGTGCTGCCGATCGTCTCGGCGCTGGCCTGCTTCTACCTGATGCTCAACCTGTCGGTGGAGACCTGGCTGCGGTTCCTGGCCTGGATGCTGCTCGGCGCGGTGATCTACTTCGGCTACGGCTACCGCCGCAACCGGCTGGCCCAACACGAACCGGCGGTCGCCCCGGCCCCCCGCGAGCCGACCGCCGACAGCTGA
- a CDS encoding methyltransferase domain-containing protein, with amino-acid sequence MVALAQTPPSADRLRAIDEFLAQAWADQVRHDDRLRDLAVEVRFDRGVAHLGGDVAEPAQLRLVRSLVGQLAGVYGVWCRVGIGGRAPVVVDLGCGPTKQWSSNLGLDKYPAPGVDAVADLSGSLPLADNSVDVLFAVHILEHLIDFLPLVDECHRVLRPGGVLHVMSPWWGHVNAVADPTHVRLMDVQTFKGICQLRPPGAPRWYPLHAGCDGASIFADLTPLPPDADPAPQSHLARFFD; translated from the coding sequence ATGGTCGCTTTGGCACAGACTCCGCCCTCGGCCGACCGGCTGCGGGCGATCGACGAATTCCTCGCCCAGGCATGGGCGGACCAGGTCCGCCACGATGATCGGTTGCGGGACCTGGCGGTCGAGGTGCGATTCGACCGGGGGGTGGCCCACCTGGGCGGTGACGTGGCCGAGCCCGCTCAGCTACGGCTGGTACGGAGCCTGGTGGGACAGCTGGCAGGCGTCTACGGCGTCTGGTGCCGGGTCGGCATCGGCGGGCGGGCGCCGGTGGTCGTGGACCTCGGCTGTGGGCCGACCAAGCAGTGGTCGAGCAACCTGGGGCTGGACAAGTACCCGGCGCCCGGCGTGGACGCCGTCGCGGACCTGTCCGGCTCACTGCCGCTCGCCGACAACTCGGTGGACGTCCTCTTCGCGGTGCACATCCTGGAGCACCTGATCGACTTCCTGCCGCTTGTCGACGAGTGCCATCGGGTGCTCCGCCCCGGTGGCGTGCTGCACGTGATGAGCCCGTGGTGGGGGCATGTGAACGCGGTGGCCGACCCGACCCACGTTCGGCTGATGGACGTGCAGACGTTCAAGGGGATCTGTCAGCTCCGGCCACCGGGCGCGCCGCGGTGGTACCCGCTGCACGCGGGCTGCGACGGCGCCTCGATCTTCGCCGACCTGACCCCCCTCCCCCCAGACGCCGACCCGGCACCCCAGTCCCACCTGGCCCGCTTCTTCGACTAA
- a CDS encoding ABC-F family ATP-binding cassette domain-containing protein: MSATMIVKDLAAGHGDRPLFAGLDLVVAPGDVVGLVGPNGAGKSTLLRTLAGLLPVEAGSVRLSPPTASVGHLPQEPERRPGETVRDFLARRTGVTAAQAALDAATEALTAGAAGADDAYGDALERWLALGGADLDERAEQVSADLGLAVDLDHPTTGLSGGQAARAGLASLLLSRYDVFLLDEPTNDLDLAGLERLEEFVTGLRAGTVLVSHDREFLTRTVTRVLELDLAQQQVNHYGGGYAAYLEEREVARRHARADFEEYADTKAGLEARARTQRGWMEKGVKNARRKATDNDKIGRKFRAESSEKQAAKAKQTERLIERLDVVEEPRKEWELRMEIAAAPRAGAVVATLRSAVVRRGGFTLGPVDLQIDWADRVAVTGANGSGKSTLLAALLGRLPLDAGTASLGPGVVVGEVDQARGLFLGDVPLIDAFEAAVPQLSPADARTLLAKFGLRAAHVPRPAATLSPGERTRAALALLQGRGVNLLVLDEPTNHLDLPAIEQLESALASYPGTLLLVTHDRRMLAAIETNRRLRVDAGRIAED; encoded by the coding sequence ATGAGCGCCACGATGATCGTCAAGGACCTGGCCGCCGGGCACGGCGACCGCCCGCTCTTCGCCGGATTGGACCTGGTGGTCGCCCCCGGTGACGTGGTCGGGCTGGTCGGGCCGAACGGGGCCGGCAAGTCGACGCTGCTGCGTACCCTCGCCGGGTTGTTGCCGGTCGAGGCCGGCAGCGTGCGGCTCAGCCCGCCCACTGCGAGCGTCGGGCACCTGCCGCAGGAGCCGGAACGGCGACCGGGCGAGACGGTACGGGACTTCCTGGCCCGCAGGACCGGGGTGACCGCCGCCCAGGCGGCGTTGGACGCGGCGACCGAGGCGCTGACCGCCGGGGCGGCCGGTGCCGACGACGCGTACGGCGACGCGCTGGAGCGCTGGCTCGCCCTGGGCGGCGCGGACCTGGACGAACGCGCCGAGCAGGTGAGCGCCGACCTGGGGCTCGCGGTCGACCTGGATCACCCAACGACCGGGCTCTCCGGCGGCCAGGCGGCCCGGGCCGGGCTCGCGTCGCTGCTGCTCAGCCGGTACGACGTGTTCCTGCTCGACGAGCCGACCAACGACCTGGACCTGGCCGGGTTGGAGCGGCTGGAGGAGTTCGTCACCGGGTTGCGGGCCGGCACGGTGCTGGTCAGCCACGACCGGGAGTTCCTCACCCGGACCGTGACCCGGGTGCTGGAGCTGGACCTGGCGCAGCAGCAGGTGAACCACTACGGCGGCGGCTACGCGGCCTACCTGGAGGAGCGGGAGGTGGCCCGCCGGCACGCCCGCGCGGACTTCGAGGAGTACGCCGACACCAAGGCTGGGCTGGAGGCACGGGCCCGCACCCAGCGTGGGTGGATGGAGAAGGGCGTGAAGAACGCCCGCCGCAAGGCCACCGACAACGACAAGATCGGCCGCAAGTTCCGCGCCGAGTCGAGTGAGAAGCAGGCCGCGAAGGCCAAGCAGACCGAACGGCTGATCGAACGGCTCGACGTGGTCGAGGAGCCCCGCAAAGAGTGGGAGCTGCGGATGGAGATCGCCGCCGCGCCCCGCGCCGGCGCCGTCGTGGCCACGCTGCGCTCCGCGGTGGTACGCCGGGGAGGCTTCACCCTCGGGCCGGTCGACCTCCAGATCGACTGGGCGGACCGGGTCGCGGTGACCGGGGCGAACGGTTCGGGCAAGTCCACCCTGTTGGCCGCATTGCTGGGCCGGCTGCCGTTGGACGCCGGCACCGCCTCGCTCGGGCCCGGCGTGGTGGTCGGCGAGGTGGACCAGGCCCGCGGGCTGTTCCTCGGCGACGTACCGCTGATCGACGCGTTCGAGGCGGCCGTACCCCAGCTGTCGCCGGCGGACGCGCGGACGCTGCTGGCGAAGTTCGGCCTGCGGGCGGCGCACGTGCCCCGGCCGGCGGCCACCCTCTCCCCCGGTGAGCGGACCCGGGCGGCGCTGGCCCTGTTGCAGGGCCGTGGGGTCAACCTGCTGGTGCTGGACGAGCCCACCAACCACCTGGACCTGCCCGCCATCGAGCAGCTCGAATCGGCGCTGGCCAGCTACCCCGGAACGCTGCTGTTGGTCACCCACGACCGGCGGATGCTGGCGGCCATCGAGACCAACCGGCGACTGCGGGTCGACGCCGGGCGGATCGCCGAGGATTGA
- a CDS encoding ROK family protein, with protein MVTTLAIDCGGGGIKASVLDEAGTMRARPLRVPTPYPLPPALFVRTLVDLGGRLPTADRLTVGVPGMIRHGVVVSTPHYVTRSGPRSRVDPDLQAEWSGWDARGALADAFGVPALVLNDAEVHGAGVVAGTGCELVLTLGTGLGSALFDGGVLAPHLELSHAPVRWGTTYDTYVGEPERRRLGDAFWSRRIRQVVDGLRPVFRWDRLYLGGGNSRLIRPEQLARMGDDVVVVPNTAGIVGGVRAWELAAGRRGART; from the coding sequence GTGGTGACCACACTGGCGATCGACTGTGGCGGCGGGGGCATCAAGGCGTCCGTGCTCGACGAGGCGGGAACGATGCGGGCCCGGCCGTTGCGGGTGCCGACCCCGTACCCGTTGCCGCCCGCGTTGTTTGTCCGGACCCTGGTGGATCTGGGCGGGCGCCTGCCAACGGCGGACCGACTCACGGTCGGCGTACCCGGGATGATCCGGCACGGAGTGGTCGTGAGCACGCCGCACTACGTCACCCGCAGCGGCCCGCGCAGCCGGGTCGACCCGGACCTGCAAGCTGAGTGGTCCGGCTGGGACGCGCGCGGCGCGTTGGCCGACGCGTTCGGGGTGCCGGCGTTGGTGCTCAACGACGCCGAGGTGCACGGCGCCGGAGTGGTTGCCGGCACCGGCTGTGAGCTGGTGCTCACCCTGGGAACGGGGCTGGGCAGCGCGCTCTTCGACGGCGGGGTGCTTGCACCGCACCTGGAGCTGTCGCACGCGCCGGTGCGCTGGGGCACCACCTACGACACGTACGTCGGCGAGCCGGAACGGCGGCGGCTCGGTGACGCCTTCTGGTCCCGTCGGATCCGGCAGGTGGTGGACGGGCTCCGCCCGGTGTTCCGCTGGGACCGGCTCTACCTGGGCGGGGGCAACTCCCGACTGATCCGGCCCGAGCAACTGGCCCGGATGGGCGACGACGTGGTGGTGGTGCCGAACACCGCCGGAATCGTCGGCGGTGTCCGCGCCTGGGAACTCGCCGCCGGACGCCGGGGCGCCCGCACCTGA
- a CDS encoding tetratricopeptide repeat protein, which produces MDLLADYRRATMFFETGDPSGAARLLEPIIDAEPGNAAVRQLLARAYFQSAQLNRAEEHLRELIERDPSDHYAHHVLGRTLERLNRHNDALRHLRIASAMYAANDDYRAALERVETRLGGRR; this is translated from the coding sequence ATGGATCTTCTGGCGGACTACCGGCGGGCGACCATGTTCTTCGAGACCGGTGACCCCAGCGGAGCAGCCCGACTGCTGGAGCCGATCATCGACGCCGAACCCGGCAACGCCGCCGTTCGGCAGTTGCTGGCCCGGGCGTACTTCCAGTCGGCCCAGCTCAACCGGGCCGAGGAGCACCTGCGCGAGTTGATCGAGCGGGACCCGAGCGACCACTACGCGCACCACGTGCTCGGTCGGACGCTGGAACGGCTGAACCGGCACAACGACGCGCTGCGGCACCTGCGGATCGCCTCCGCGATGTACGCGGCCAACGACGACTATCGGGCCGCGCTGGAGCGGGTGGAGACCCGCCTCGGCGGCCGGCGCTGA
- a CDS encoding Smr/MutS family protein, protein MKLKLDLHEIFNKGQDIDRALRGIMDEAVAKKATLVEIIPGKGSGQLKKRVLRFLDQKDVKQLYHRVEKDSKNFGRLFVHFRWK, encoded by the coding sequence ATGAAGCTCAAGCTGGACCTGCACGAGATCTTCAACAAGGGCCAGGACATCGACCGCGCGTTGCGCGGGATCATGGACGAGGCGGTGGCGAAGAAGGCCACCCTCGTCGAGATCATCCCCGGCAAGGGGTCCGGCCAGCTCAAGAAGCGGGTGCTGCGGTTCCTCGACCAGAAGGACGTCAAGCAGCTCTACCACCGCGTGGAAAAGGACTCGAAGAACTTCGGCCGCCTCTTCGTCCACTTCCGCTGGAAGTAG
- a CDS encoding tyrosine-type recombinase/integrase, with amino-acid sequence MRYRVRYLAPDGKEKSQSFPDKKKRDAQAFLANVQADILKGTYVDPDAGRTTFKQYADEWLAAATTDVLTRDRIEYELRLHVYPVMGHKPIASIQPTTIRDWARKIQEKGLSVGYRRVLFTDVSMILNAAVDDKKIVSNPFAVKSIRRPKPAPTKVVPWPVARLTAFRENMRPRYRVAVDLGAGCGLRQGEIFAVSPVDLDPTRPVLQITRQIKLVRGSLIFAPPKGGKSREVPLPDSVAGRLKQHARDCPPVAVTLPWETLTGEPRTVELYLTTPAALALSRSMFNSGVWKPAIRATGIPDDRHNGMHVLRHTYASVLLDAGESIKALSAYLGHADPGFTLRTYTHLLPASEDRTRRAIDKALGEDQGGDVAPEALDGLDTA; translated from the coding sequence ATGCGCTACCGCGTTCGGTACCTCGCCCCTGACGGCAAAGAGAAATCGCAGTCGTTCCCCGACAAGAAGAAGCGCGACGCACAGGCATTCCTCGCCAACGTCCAGGCCGACATCCTCAAGGGCACCTACGTCGACCCCGACGCCGGTCGAACCACCTTCAAGCAGTACGCCGACGAATGGCTTGCCGCAGCGACCACCGACGTCCTCACCCGTGACCGCATCGAATACGAACTCCGGCTGCACGTGTACCCGGTCATGGGACACAAGCCGATCGCGTCCATTCAGCCGACGACGATCCGGGACTGGGCGCGGAAGATCCAGGAGAAGGGGCTGTCGGTGGGTTACCGGCGGGTCCTCTTCACCGATGTGTCGATGATTCTCAACGCGGCGGTGGACGACAAGAAGATCGTCAGCAACCCGTTCGCGGTCAAGAGCATCCGCCGACCGAAACCCGCTCCAACCAAAGTGGTGCCGTGGCCGGTCGCCCGGTTGACAGCATTCAGGGAGAACATGCGGCCTCGGTACCGGGTGGCGGTGGACCTGGGCGCGGGGTGTGGCCTACGGCAGGGTGAGATCTTCGCGGTCAGCCCCGTGGATCTCGACCCGACCCGCCCGGTCCTGCAAATCACTCGGCAGATCAAGTTGGTTCGTGGCTCACTGATCTTCGCCCCGCCGAAGGGGGGCAAGTCCCGCGAGGTCCCGTTGCCAGACTCGGTAGCCGGCCGGTTGAAGCAACACGCGCGAGACTGCCCGCCGGTCGCAGTGACCCTGCCGTGGGAGACGCTGACCGGCGAGCCGCGAACTGTAGAGCTGTACCTGACGACACCCGCCGCTCTGGCGCTCTCCCGCTCGATGTTCAACTCCGGCGTCTGGAAGCCCGCGATCCGGGCCACCGGCATCCCCGATGACCGACACAACGGCATGCACGTCCTGCGGCACACCTACGCCTCGGTCCTCCTGGACGCCGGAGAGAGCATCAAGGCGCTGTCGGCCTACCTGGGCCACGCGGACCCGGGCTTCACCCTCCGGACCTACACCCACCTACTGCCGGCCAGCGAGGATCGCACCCGCCGGGCCATCGACAAGGCACTCGGTGAGGACCAGGGCGGCGATGTTGCTCCGGAAGCCCTTGACGGCCTGGACACGGCATGA
- a CDS encoding helix-turn-helix domain-containing protein, translating to MTAPPTPEPLWEIEDVSAYLRVPVQTLYQWRKRKYGPPAARVGRHLRYDPASVRAWFTDQSKAA from the coding sequence ATGACCGCACCGCCTACACCCGAACCGCTCTGGGAAATCGAAGATGTCTCCGCATACCTGCGGGTGCCAGTGCAGACGCTCTACCAGTGGCGCAAACGCAAGTACGGCCCACCCGCCGCCCGGGTCGGCCGGCATCTGCGCTACGACCCGGCTTCGGTGCGCGCCTGGTTTACCGACCAGTCCAAGGCGGCCTGA
- a CDS encoding replication initiator, producing the protein MTSSTLPLAPETTTVSGTGASAVAGNDYWPWATPTRTTRNRAADGWVRGHDPRTVASGRARAQDPDYSEWLGHVRAASACKHPIRLAGQIHVNDADGNRMATVDTEDMPDGAIYTPCGNRRAAVCPSCAELYRRDTYHLIKAGLQGDRWGLPPLDEHIAIFLTATAPSFGPVHHRVVKVHSADCRKKDGCTCRPSVCHRFGGACPHGQELRCGQRHKAADTQLGQPLCMDCYDHVGQVVWNHEAPELWRRTIQQADRELRRLGRAHGVDLRRRYIKVYEFQVRGVIHYHALIRLDGYNPDCPEAIVPPPRVITRDMFEHAVRAAFVKTAYTSAPHPANGRQGWHIAWGDKGLDLKHVNAPGTEVNLAQITGYIAKYVTKSTEVTGLSLRRVDDLSVEVHGDPGTHLGRLIRACWDIGEHPDYARLRRWAHQLGYGGHIATKSRAFSVTLGFLRLQRTIWRRTEGHPHTWDDEQTERVIYELGYQATGWITTGDALLANTAAAMARAQHLAGIDALADELAAARAVQPLAA; encoded by the coding sequence GTGACCTCCTCGACGCTGCCTCTCGCGCCCGAAACCACCACGGTTTCGGGCACGGGAGCCTCCGCTGTAGCAGGAAACGACTACTGGCCCTGGGCCACGCCCACCCGCACCACCCGCAACCGCGCCGCCGACGGGTGGGTACGCGGCCACGACCCCCGCACCGTCGCCTCCGGTCGTGCCCGCGCCCAAGACCCCGACTACTCCGAATGGCTCGGCCATGTCCGCGCCGCCTCGGCGTGCAAGCACCCCATCCGGCTGGCTGGGCAGATCCACGTCAACGACGCTGACGGCAACCGGATGGCGACCGTCGACACCGAGGACATGCCCGACGGGGCGATCTACACCCCGTGCGGTAACCGCCGCGCTGCGGTTTGCCCGTCCTGCGCGGAGCTGTACCGCCGTGACACCTACCACCTGATCAAAGCTGGGCTCCAGGGCGACCGGTGGGGACTACCCCCGCTGGACGAGCACATCGCCATTTTCCTGACCGCTACCGCCCCCTCGTTCGGGCCGGTGCACCACCGGGTGGTGAAGGTGCACTCCGCGGACTGCCGGAAGAAGGACGGCTGCACCTGCCGGCCCTCGGTGTGCCACCGCTTCGGCGGGGCCTGCCCTCACGGCCAGGAGCTGCGCTGCGGCCAGCGCCATAAGGCCGCAGATACCCAGCTCGGGCAACCGTTGTGCATGGACTGCTACGACCACGTCGGCCAGGTCGTGTGGAACCACGAGGCACCCGAGTTGTGGCGCCGCACCATCCAGCAAGCCGACCGGGAGCTACGCCGTCTCGGCCGGGCACACGGCGTTGACTTGCGTCGCCGCTACATCAAGGTCTACGAATTCCAGGTACGCGGCGTCATCCACTACCACGCCCTGATCCGCCTCGACGGCTACAACCCCGACTGCCCTGAGGCGATCGTGCCGCCACCACGCGTCATCACTCGGGACATGTTCGAGCACGCCGTCCGGGCCGCGTTCGTGAAGACCGCCTACACCTCCGCACCGCACCCCGCCAACGGTCGGCAGGGCTGGCACATCGCGTGGGGGGACAAGGGCCTGGACCTCAAGCACGTCAACGCACCCGGCACTGAGGTCAACCTCGCCCAGATCACCGGCTACATCGCCAAGTACGTCACCAAGAGCACCGAGGTAACGGGCCTGAGCCTGCGCCGCGTCGACGACCTCTCCGTCGAAGTCCACGGCGACCCCGGCACCCACCTCGGCCGGCTGATCCGCGCCTGCTGGGACATTGGAGAGCACCCCGACTACGCGAGGCTTCGCCGTTGGGCGCACCAGCTCGGCTACGGCGGACACATCGCCACCAAGAGCCGCGCCTTCTCCGTCACCCTCGGCTTCCTCCGGTTGCAGCGCACCATCTGGCGGCGCACCGAGGGCCACCCGCACACCTGGGACGACGAACAGACCGAACGGGTCATCTACGAACTCGGCTACCAAGCCACCGGCTGGATCACCACCGGAGACGCCCTGCTCGCCAACACCGCCGCCGCCATGGCCCGCGCACAACACCTGGCCGGCATCGACGCCCTGGCCGACGAACTCGCCGCCGCTCGCGCGGTCCAACCCCTGGCCGCTTGA